GCATAAATGCTTCTACTTGTTGATTAGTAGAATGTTTTTAAGAATTTGGAATGCTGTTTGCCTGGTAAACTTGAGATTGAGTTTGGAAGTAGTATTTTTTATTTGCTCCGTTGATTAAAACTAATAAACAATACATTTATAATGGTATTCTTAAAAGCAGTTGTTTGATCGTCGGCTAAAAAAATGTGTTGTTTTTGTCTGCCAACTTGGTGTCAGATGATTACAATGGAAGTGAAGATCAGTTGAGGCAGTTTGACATGAACATGGCATACGGACCTTGTCTTGGAATGACTCGAAATGAAAGGTGGGAGCGTGCTAATCGTCTAGGTTTAAATCCCCCGAAAGAAATCGAGTCCCTTTTGAAAACTGGAAAAGTTGGGGCAGAATGCTTGTGGGATGGTCGCATTtagttagatatatatatatatatatatatattaaaatgctaATCTGTTGTAATGCTTATTATGTTCGCAGTTCTCTTGCTGTTGTATTATCAGTCAGTCACTCTGTTTTCTGTTTATAAGTTGAACATGTCTTCTTCTTGTATGTATGGTTGAATTGATCATGCTTTGCCTTTAACCTTTTTTTAGTGACTTTGATCATGCAATTCTTTGTTCATTAGCAATATTTTCTGATATAAATTTCACAAACTATAGAATGGAGTACGCTCGAAGTGTCTTGCCATTTTGAAATTTGGGATCAATTCGTCTCGCATCGCATCAACTCCAGTGGTGAAATATTGAGAATCTATTTGAAATTTGGGTCGATTAAAAGTTCAACGGGGTGGGGTTGgggaagatagttgtgaagactaAAACGTAGGAAATTATGAGGGcgtgttcatattatatatatatatatataaatatatattttgatggaTAATGTTCATATTACAGAACTCTTTTTCC
The DNA window shown above is from Rutidosis leptorrhynchoides isolate AG116_Rl617_1_P2 unplaced genomic scaffold, CSIRO_AGI_Rlap_v1 contig202, whole genome shotgun sequence and carries:
- the LOC139881842 gene encoding uncharacterized protein, giving the protein MATKSGNMKGFYRQKKVTGGISKSKAKPNHAAAALGSGAAQPPALISHGSPDLKDDYNGSEDQLRQFDMNMAYGPCLGMTRNERWERANRLGLNPPKEIESLLKTGKVGAECLWDGRI